AGGGTGGCCTTGCCGACCGGCACCGTGATGGGCGCGGCCGTGTTGTAGACCATGGAGCCGCGGCGCAGGCCGTCCGACGAACCCAGCGCAATGGTGCGCACCACGCCGTCGCCCAGCTGCTGCTGCACTTCCAGCGTGAGGGCGGTGCCTTCCATCTTCAGCGCGTCATACACGCGCGGCATGTGGTCGCGCGGGAACTCGACGTCGACCACGGCGCCGATGCACTGGACGATCTTTCCTTGGATCTGAGCCATTGATTGCTCCAAATATTTAAATGGGTGCGGCCTCAGACGGCCGCGGCACCCGACACGATCTCCGAAAGCTCTTTCGTGATCGCGGCCTGGCGCGTCTTGTTGTAGACCAGCTTCAGTTCACCGATCAGGTTGCCGGCGTTGTCGGTGGCGGCCTTCATGGCCACCATGCGCGCCGACTGCTCGGACGCCATGTTCTCGGCCACGGACTGGTACACCAGCGCCTCGACGTAGCGCAGCAGCAGGTCGTCGATGACGGTGCGCGCGTCCGGCTCGTAGATGTAGTCCCAGCCATGCTCGCCACCGGCGGCCTTGGACTCGGCTTCCATCTTCGCGGCCGACAGCGGCAGCAGCTGCTCGACCACCGGCTCCTGCTTCATCGTATTGATGAACTTGGTGTAGCACAGGTAGACGGCGTTGAGCTTGCCCTCGGCGTACTGGTCGAGCAGCACCTTGACGGGGCCGATCAGCCGCTCGAGGTGCGGCGTGTCGCCCAGCTGGGTGGCGTGCGAGACCACCTTGGCGCCGATGCGGTTCAGGAAGCCCAGGCCCTTGTTGCCGATGGCCACCGTCTGGGCGCTGACGCCCTTGTCCTGCAACTCGCGCAGCTTGCCGGTGACGGCACGCAGCACGTTGGTGTTCAGGCCGCCGCACAGGCCCTTGTCGGTGGACACCACGATGAAGCCCGCCGCCTTGACGTCGTGCAGCTTCATGAAGGCGTGGGTGTACTCCGGGTTGGCCTTGCCGAGATTGGCGGCGATGTTGCGCACCTTCTCGCTGTAGGGCCGGGCGGAGCGCATCCGCTCCTGCGCCTTGCGCATCTTGGAGGCGGCGACCATTTCCATGGCCTTGGTGATCTTCTTGGTGTTCTCCACCGATTTGATCTTGCCGCGAATTTCCTTGCCTGCAGCCATTGCCGATTTCCTTGGTTGCTGGCGTCTTAGGCGAAGGTCTTCTTGAACGCTTCGATCGCGGACACCAGTTCGGCCTCGGAATCCTTGTCCAGGGCCTTGTTCGCTTCCAGCTTGGCGACCAGCGCCGCGTGCTTTTCCTTCAGCCAGCCATGCAGGCCGGACTCGAAGGACAGCACCTTCTTGACGTCGAGGTCGTCGAAGTAGCCCTTGTTCACCGCGAACAGCGAGGCGGCCATCATGGAGATGGACAGCGGGCTGTACTGCGGCTGCTTGAGCAGCTCGGTCACGCGGGCGCCGCGGTCCAGCTGCTTGCGGGTGGCGGCGTCGAGGTCGGAGGCGAACTGCGCGAAGGCAGCCAGCTCCCGGTACTGCGCCAGGTCGGTGCGGATGCCGCCCGACAGGCCCTTGATCAGCTTGGTCTGGGCGGCGCCGCCGACGCGCGACACCGAGATGCCAGCGTTGATGGCGGGACGCACGCCGGCGTTGAACAGCGAGGTCTCCAGGAAGATCTGGCCGTCGGTGATCGAGATCACGTTGGTCGGCACGAACGCGGACACGTCTCCGGCCTGCGTCTCGATGATCGGCAGAGCGGTGAGCGAGCCGGTCTTGCCCTTGACTTCACCCTTGGTGAAGGCTTCCACGTAGTCGGCGTTCACGCGCGCGGCGCGCTCGAGCAGGCGGCTGTGGAGGTAGAACACGTCGCCGGGATAGGCTTCGCGGCCCGGCGGGCGGCGCAGCAGCAGCGAGACCTGGCGGTAGGCGACGGCCTGCTTGGACAGGTCGTCATAGATGATCAGCGCGTCCTGGCCGCGGTCGCGGAAGTACTCGCCCATCGTGCAGCCGGAGTACGCCGAGACGTACTGCATGGCGGCCGACTCGGAGGCCGAGGCGGCGACGACGATGGTGTATTCCATCGCGCCGTTCTGCTCCAGCGCGCGCACGATGTTCTTGATCGTGGACGCCTTCTGCCCGATGGCGACGTACACGCAGGTCATGTTCTGACCCTTCTGGTTGATGATCGTGTCGACCGCGACGGCGGACTTGCCGGTCTGGCGGTCGCCGATGATCAGCTCGCGCTGGCCACGGCCGATCGGCACCATGGAGTCGATGGCCTTCAGGCCGGTCTGCACCGGCTGGTCGACCGACTTGCGCGCGATCACGCCCGGCGCGACCTTCTCGATCACGTCCGTCATCTTGGCGTTGACCGGGCCCTTGCCGTCGATCGGCTGGCCGAGCGCGTTGACCACGCGACCGACCAGCTCGGGGCCGACCGGCACTTCGAGAATGCGGCCCGTGCACTTGACGGTGTCGCCCTCGGAGATGTGCTCGTACTCGCCCAGGATCACCGAGCCGACCGAGTCGCGCTCGAGGTTCAGGGCCAGGCCGTAGGTGGGCGTGCCGTCTGCGGTGGGCGGGAACTCCAGCATTTCGCCGGCCATCGCATCGGACAGGCCGTGAATGCGGACGATGCCGTCGGTGACCGAGATCACGGTGCCCTGGTTGCGGATGTCGGCGCTGGCAGCCAGGCCTTCGATCCGGCTCTTGATCAGTTCGGAGATTTCTGCGGGATTGAGCTGCATGACTCGTTCCTTGTGTGCTTGGGGGCGAAACGGCTTACGCCGTCAGCGCGACTTTCATTTGTTCGAGACGGGCCTTGACCGAGGTGTCGAGCACCTCGTCGCCGACCACCACGCGGATCCCACCGATCAGGGAGGCATCCTCCTGCACGGTGACGTTGAGCCTGCGGCCGAACCGCTTCTCCAGCGCCTGCGCCACCTCGCCCAGCTGCGCGGCCGGGATCGGGAAGGCGCTGTAGACCACCGCGTCGGAGGCGCCGCCCAGGGCGTTCTTCATCGCGCGGAACTGGGCCGCCGCCTCGGGGAGCGCGGCCAGGCGGCCGTTCTCGATCACCGTGCGCAGGAAGTTCTGCGCCACCGGCGGCAGCG
The sequence above is drawn from the Ramlibacter pinisoli genome and encodes:
- a CDS encoding F0F1 ATP synthase subunit delta yields the protein MAELATIARPYAEALFQSSRSDLNGASQWLDALASVAGNVRLLQYAGNPRVTDREVYDLIVGIVREPLPPVAQNFLRTVIENGRLAALPEAAAQFRAMKNALGGASDAVVYSAFPIPAAQLGEVAQALEKRFGRRLNVTVQEDASLIGGIRVVVGDEVLDTSVKARLEQMKVALTA
- the atpG gene encoding F0F1 ATP synthase subunit gamma is translated as MAAGKEIRGKIKSVENTKKITKAMEMVAASKMRKAQERMRSARPYSEKVRNIAANLGKANPEYTHAFMKLHDVKAAGFIVVSTDKGLCGGLNTNVLRAVTGKLRELQDKGVSAQTVAIGNKGLGFLNRIGAKVVSHATQLGDTPHLERLIGPVKVLLDQYAEGKLNAVYLCYTKFINTMKQEPVVEQLLPLSAAKMEAESKAAGGEHGWDYIYEPDARTVIDDLLLRYVEALVYQSVAENMASEQSARMVAMKAATDNAGNLIGELKLVYNKTRQAAITKELSEIVSGAAAV
- the atpA gene encoding F0F1 ATP synthase subunit alpha encodes the protein MQLNPAEISELIKSRIEGLAASADIRNQGTVISVTDGIVRIHGLSDAMAGEMLEFPPTADGTPTYGLALNLERDSVGSVILGEYEHISEGDTVKCTGRILEVPVGPELVGRVVNALGQPIDGKGPVNAKMTDVIEKVAPGVIARKSVDQPVQTGLKAIDSMVPIGRGQRELIIGDRQTGKSAVAVDTIINQKGQNMTCVYVAIGQKASTIKNIVRALEQNGAMEYTIVVAASASESAAMQYVSAYSGCTMGEYFRDRGQDALIIYDDLSKQAVAYRQVSLLLRRPPGREAYPGDVFYLHSRLLERAARVNADYVEAFTKGEVKGKTGSLTALPIIETQAGDVSAFVPTNVISITDGQIFLETSLFNAGVRPAINAGISVSRVGGAAQTKLIKGLSGGIRTDLAQYRELAAFAQFASDLDAATRKQLDRGARVTELLKQPQYSPLSISMMAASLFAVNKGYFDDLDVKKVLSFESGLHGWLKEKHAALVAKLEANKALDKDSEAELVSAIEAFKKTFA